DNA from Leucobacter aridicollis:
GAGAGCAGCAGAAACATCTTGCCGCGCACCTTGTAGACCCAGTGGTCGGGGCCGAACGGCTGCTCCGGGGTCGCGCCCGGAAGCTCGTCCGCGCGTGCGACCGCCCACTCCTGCAGCGTGGTTGGGGTCATGCGGGCTCCGATCGTGGTCGCTGGCTTGTGCAAATCGAGCCTAGTGGAGCCCGCCGACACCAGAAGGCTCGTGCTGCGGGTGCCGCGGGGCCTCAGCCTGTTGCGTCCTGCGCCTGTTGGGTCCTGTGCCTGTGGATTACAGCGGCATGCTGTGGTGTGGCCTGCCGCGCGGACGCAGCGGCACGCCATGCGATCTGCAGAAGGAATCTCGAGAATCGCACTGGGGGACATTTCTGCTGCATATTGCATTGGGTGGGACCCACGCCCTCGGTGGGAGGCGCCGGGGTGCCTGCTCCTGGCGGGGCTGCCGGGGCTACCGGGGCTGGCGGACTAGGGTTGAGGCATGGCATCGGTAGTGCGTGGACGGCCCCCTGCATCCTCACGGGAGACGCTCGCCGACGCCGCGAGCGAGCTGTTTCTCGAGCAGGGCTACGACACGACGACCGTCGCAGACATCACCACACGCGCGGGTGTGAGCCGATCCTCGTTCTTCAACTACTTCGACGGCAAAGCGGCGACCATCTGGTACGCGCTCGACGAACACCTCGCGGAGTTCGCAGCCGCGCTCGCGGCGGGGGAGCCTGCGGGAGATCCCAGGCACGCCGCCGAGGCCCTGGCCCGTCGGGTCGGCACGGCACCACCGCACACGCTCGCCCTGGCGATCGCGAACGCCGACGCGATGGGCGTGCGCGAGGAGCTCGGAACTGGGCGGGCGCTCCGGCAGGCTTCGCTGGCGTCAGCGCTCCCCGCAACCTCAGAGAGCGGATCGCCGAGCGTGATCGCCGAGCAGATCGTCGCGGCGGCGCGCTCGGCAGCGGTGTTCGCCGGGATGTGGCGATGGGCCGAGCGCGGCGCTGGCACAACAAACCTCGAGGCGGAGATCCTCGCGGCGCTGCGGTCCGTGGAATTCGGACTCCCCGAACGGCAGGACGCGCTGAGCGTCGCGGTCGTCGGCAGCGGCGCGATCGGCGCTCGCGTGATCGCTGAACTCGCCGCAGGCAACGTGCCGGGCGCAACGCTGGCGGGCGTTGTGACTCGACGGGCTGATGCGCTGACGGAGGCGGTCGGTCAGCTCTCGGCGGGTATTACCGACTTCGGTGAGGATCTCGATGCGGCGATCCGCGCGAGCGACCTCGTCGTCGAGTGCGCCGGGATCGCCGCAGCACAGACGATCGGCTCGCGGGTGATCGCGGCGGGTCGCGACCTGCTCATCGTCTCGATCGGAGCGCTCGCAGACCCAGCAAGCCGCGACGCCCTGACCGGCGGCCCCGGCGTCCTCAGGCTCGCGACGGGCGCGATCGGTGGCCTCGACCTGCTTGCGGCTGCGGCGCGCCCAGGTGGGATTGAAGACGGGATCACGAGCGCCAGCCTCACCTCAACGAAGGGCGCTGCCTCGCTCGTGCAGCCGTGGATGGATGTCGAGGAGGCTCAGAAACTTGAGACCGCTACCGGACCGTTCGCCCTGTTCGAGGGGACGGTCGCGGATGCCATCGAGCTGTACCCGGGGTCGTTGAACGTCGCGTGCGCGCTCGCCCATGCGACCGGGCTCTGGGGTGAGACGCGCGTGCGGCTCGTTGCTGATCCGGCAGCCGAGCGCACCACGCACGAGATCGTCGCCGCGGGCGCCGCGGGGGAGTATCGCTTCGTGATGACGAACGCGGTCTCCGAAGCGAACCCGACATCCAGTGCCGTCGTCGCGGAGACGGTGCTGCGCGGGATCGCGACGCTCGCGGGCCCCGGCGCGACGTTCGTGTAGCTGGCGAAACGGTCTCCGGCGTCCGCTCCACGCGGGCACTACACTAGCTGAGTGAGTACACCGCGCGCCCTGAAAACGCTTGATCGATTGCCTCGCCGCGTGCTGCAGCTCGCAGTGGGGCTAGCGCTGTTCGGTATCGGTGTATCGCTCATCCTGAAGTCGAACTTGGGCGCCGCCTCGTGGGACGTGCTGACCCAGGGGCTCAGCCACCACCTGCCCCTGAGCTTCGGCACGATCACGATCATCATGAGCGGCATCGTGTTGCTCTGCTGGATTCCGCTGCGTCAGCGCGTCGGATTCGGGACCGTCGCAAACGCGATTCTCATCGGCGTCTTCGCCGACGTCGGTCTCGCGCTGTTCCCGACCCCCGACGGGTTCTGGGTGCGGATCGCGGTGATGCTGCTCGGCGTCGTGCTCGTTGGCATTGCGAGCGGCATCTACATCGGTGCCGGATTTGGCTCGGGGCCTCGCGACGGACTGATGATCGGGCTGCACGAGGTGACGGGGTTGCCGATCTGGGTGGTGCGCACCGCGCTCGAGGTGTTCGTCGTCGTGGTCGGCTGGCTGCTGGGCGGCACCGTCGGCATCGGAACGCTCGCCTTTGCAGTGCTCATCGGCCCGCTCTGCCAGGTGTTCCTCCCGCTGTTCGCCATTCGCGACGCCGAGCGGCAGCCGACCGATGTCGACCCGGCGCTCGAGGCGCCGGTTGTCGTCGCCGAGCCTGAGTTCGCGCCGATCGCCACCGGGAGTATCCCCGTTCAGCCGCCGACCAGTCCGGCGGCGCAGGTCAATGTGACGACGGTCAGCGCGGCGACATCGCCGGTCAGTCCGGCGACGCCGCCAGCCGAGGCGCGGGAGCCCGAGCAGGCGCAGCCCGCACGCGCCGCAACGCCCCTCCCTGAGCAGCGGCCCGAACCGGAGCGCAGCGTCGACGCCTGAGCGGCCCCGGCGACGGCGCGGCAGGTGAGGCTACGCCCCGGCCGCGAGCCTGGTGCCCTGATCGATCGCCCGTTTCGCGTCGAGTTCGCCTGCGACATCGGCGCCGCCGATGAGGTGGGTCGTCACGCCCAGCGCGGTGAGCTCGTCGGCGAGGCTGCGTCGGGACTCCTGCCCGGCACAGATCACAATCGAATCGACTTCGAGAATGCGCCGCTCACCATCCACTGAGATGTGGAGGCCGGCGTCGTCGATCCTGTCGTACTCCACTCCCGCGACCATCTGGACGCCGCGGCGAGCGAGCTCGGTCCTGTGGATCCAGCCGGTGGTCTTCCCCAGCCCCTTGCCGAGCTTGCCGTCCTTGCGCTGCAGCATGACGAGCTCACGCGCGGGCACGAGTTCGGCCGGCGTGGTGAGTCCGCCTGCGCGCGCATAGGCGGGATCGACGCCCCAGTGGTGGAAGAACTCGCCCGCGGTGGCAGGCTCGCCCCGCAGCCCGGGGGAGTCGGCGGGCTCGGTGAGGAACTGCGCGGTGTCGAACCCGATTCCCCCGGCACCGATCACGGCGACCCTGCGCCCGACGGGCGCGCCGTCTCGCAGCACGTCAAGGTAGCCGAGAACGGACGCATGGTCGATCCCTGGGATCGCCGGGACCCGTGGCGAGACCCCGGTCGCAACGACGACCTCGTCGAACTCCGCCGAGGCGAGCGCAGACGCGGTCGCCTCGCTACCGAGCCGAACGTCAACGCCGGTCTCCGCGAGTCGCACCGCGAAGTACCTGAGGGTCTCGCGGAACTCGCTCTTGCCCGGGACCTGCATCGCCACGTTGAGCTGGCCACCGATCGTGTCGCTCGCGTCGAACAGGGTGACGGAGTGCCCGCGCTCGGCAGCGGTCACTGCGTACGCGAGCCCCGCGGGGCCCGCGCCGACCACCGCGAGCCGTTTCGGGCGGTCGGTCGGGGCGATGATGAGCTCGGTCTCGTGGCCGGCGCGCGGGTTCACCAGGCACGATGTCAGCTTGCCGGAGAACGTGTGGTCGAGGCATGCCTGGTTGCACGCGATACACGTGTTGATGCGTTCAGGGGTCCCAGCCGCGGACTTCGAGACGAACTCGGGGTCGGCGAGGAACGGCCGCGCGAGCGAGACGAGGTCGGCGTCGCCCGAAGCGAGCACGTGCTCGGCGGTCTCCGGGGTGTTGATCCGGTTCGTTGCGATCAGCGGCACGCCGACCGCGCCGCGCAGCTCGCGTGTGACCCAAGCGAATGCGCCGCGCGGCACGGACGCGGCGATCGTGGGGATGCGCGCCTCGTGCCACCCGATGCCCGTATTGATGACTGTCGCCCCGGCCGCCTCAACGCGCTGCGCAAGCTCGATGACCTCGGCGAGCGTTGAACCGCCGGGGACGAGGTCGAGCATCGAAAGCCGGTAGATAATGATGAAGCCGGGCCCAACCCGTTCGCGCACTCGGCGCACGATCTCGGTGGGCAGTCGCAGCCTGCCGTCGAGGTCGCCGCCCCAGTCGTCGTCGCGGACGTTCGTCTCGCGCGCGATGAACTCGTTGATCAGGTATCCCTCCGACCCCATGATCTCGACGCCGTCATAGCCGACGGACTGCGCGAGGGCCGCTGCGGTGACGAAGTCGTCGATGGTCCGCTCGACGTCGGCGCCCGTGAGCTCGCGGGGAGTCAGCGGAGAGATCGGCGCTCGAACGGCGCTCGGAGCGACGAGATCCTGCTGCGCGCCGTATCTGCCAGCGTGCAGCAACTGGAGCGCGATCCTGCCACCGACGCCGTGCACCGCCTCCGTGATGAGCCGGTGCGGCGCCGCGTCCGACTCGCTCGCCATCGTCGCGCCGCCTGCGGTCAGCCTGCCCTCCGCGTTCGGCGAGATACCCCCGGTCACGATGAGGGCGGCGCCGCCGGCTGCGCGTTCCCGGTAGAAGGCTGCGAGACGCGCGAAGCCGCCGGGTAGTTCCTCGAGACCGAGGTGCATGGACCCCATGATTGCGCGGTTGCGGAGCGTCACCCCAGTGCCGGGAAGCTCGAGCGGCGTGAAGAGTGTCGGATAGGTCGTCGTTGACATGTGTTCCTCTCGGATCGACGTGCACCGAATCTAGCCGCGCCCGGGCGTGAAGTCGAGCGGGGTGGCGCGAACACACAACAGCAACTCACGTGCTCCGGCGCGTTGTCAGCGGGAAGCTCCCACTCCGAATCACCTCGTCCGCGAGCCCGACCACCCGGTGACCTGCGTCGAGGCGGCGGGCCGCGGCGATGTGCTGCGCCGCGACCGACTCGAGGCCGCGTAGCCACCAGGCCAGCGCGCACAGCGCGACGATCGCGGCGCGATCGTCGCGGGGGACGAGCGGCGCGATGAACGCGAGAGTGTCGGAGGCGGCGACGACCCTGCCGAGTGCCGCCCGCGTTGGCGCGCGCGCCGCGTCGTCAGCGCGGGACATGTCGCCAGCGCGGGACGTGTCGTCGACGCGGGACTCGTCAGCGCGAGACGTGTCGGCGTGGTGCGCCGCGAACGCTGCGGCGGTGAGCTCGCCGAAGGCGCACGCCCAGCCGTCGTCGGTGCAGAGATCGATCACCAGCGAGGCGCACTCCGCGGGCGTGCGGTGTCCTGGCGCGAAGAGCGGTCCGAGGCGCTCGCGGAGGTGACGCTCACGCCGATCGTTGGCGGGCTGCGGCTCGTGCGCTGCGGAGAACGACCCGAAGCTCGGGTGGGCGCGCTTACTTCGCTCGCGCGTGAGGGCCCGGGCAAAGGCGGCGCGCTCGGACCTCGGCACGCGACGCAGCCTGCCGAGATCCGCGAGCGTTGGCGGCGACGAGGTCGGCGCCGCCGCGCTGGCGTCGATGATGCTGAGCGGGTAGCCGTCCGGCGGCGCAGCGAGGTCAAGGTAACTCGCCCAGCCGTCGGGCGCGAGGCAGCACAGCTCTCGCGGGGAGATGCCTGCCCGTTCGAGGCCCGCGTCAAGCCGCCCGGCGAGCCGGCGCCACGGGATCTCGCCGGCATCGGCGAAGCTCAGCGCGCTCGAGACCACGATGGCGGGCCGGCTCGTCCCGTGCCGCTGCTGGGCATGCGCGACCCAGCCGATGAGCTCCGCGATGTACGCGTCGAGTGTCGTCGGGGCCTCGTCGTCGGGCAGATCGACGCGCATGGCGCCGTGGGCGCGGGAACCGGAGAACAGCACGATAAACAGGCTGTCGGGCGCGGTGAACCCAACGAGCCTGGGCAGCGCCGCGAGAAAGTCGGCGGTGGTTTCGCACCGGATGACCGGTGGCGACGTGGGCTCCGCGTGCGGAGCGAGGGTGGGATCTGAGTGCGTATGGGAGATCTGAGGCTGGTGCATGCATTGAGCATGCGGGGTGGGGGAAACCGATCCTGACCTATCCACAGGGAATGCGGGCTCGCGAGCGCCGATCCTGACTGTGGACGGCGCAGGCACCCGCGCGCGCAGCGGCTCGCCCCGGCGCGCGCCGCGTCACCGGGGCGGGCCGTATCACCCGCTACTTCTGTGCGTCGACCTGCACGAGGTCGGCCTCGAGGGCGACCCACGCGAGCATCGCGCATTTCACGCGCATGACGAACTTCGAGACGCCCTGCAGCGCGACCGCGTCGCCAAGCAGCTCCTCGTCAGGCTCGCCCTCGGTCTTCCCGTGAATCATCTCGCGGAACGCGGCGATCCGCTCGCGCGCGGTCTCACCGTCGAGCGTCTCGTCGCGAACGATCTGCGACAGGATCGACGCCGAGGCCATCGAAATGGAGCACCCCTGACCCTCCCACGCGAGCGACGTGATCTCGCCGCTCTCGGGGTCCACCGCGATCGCGAGATCGATCTCGTCGCCGCAGCTCGGATTGAACTCGTGATGAGTGGCCGTCAGCGAGCCCTCGTCGGCGGCGAGCTCGCCCTTACCGATGGGACGCCGCGAATGATCCAGAATGACCTCTTGATACAGTCCGTCGAGAGCGCTCACGCGGACACCTCCAATCCAAAGTACTGTTGTGCGCCGCGAAAGGCGTCGATAAAGCGATCCACCTCGTCCTCGGTGGTTGTCGCGTGCACGCTCGCCCGCGTCGAGGACGCCATTCCAAGCGCGCGGTGCAGCGGCTGCGCGCAGTGGTGGCCGACGCGCACGAGCACGCCCTGCTCGTCGAGGAACTGGCCGACGTCGTGGGCGTGGAGTCCCTCGACCGAGACCGCGGTGAGCGCGACGCGCTGCGCCGTGTCCGCGGGGCCGAGCAGCCGGACCCCGGGGAGCTCCGAAACGCCAGCGACAAGGCGCTCGACGAGCTCGTGCTCGCGCGCGGCGACGCGATCCATGCCGATCTCCGTGAGGAACTCGGCGGCCGCCCCGAGCCCGACGACCTGCGAGACGGGCTGCGTGCCCGCCTCGAACCGCAGTGGGGGCGGCATGAAGTCGGCGCTCTCCATCGTGACGCGCGTGATCGCTGAGCCGCCGGTCCGTGACGCGGGCAGCGCGGCGAGCAGTTCGGGCTTGCCGTAGAGCACACCGATGCCGTTCGGGCCGAGCATCTTGTGGCCTGAGAACGCGGCGAAGTCGACGCCGAGCTCAGCGAAGTTCACCGGGATGTGCGGCACCGACTGGCACGCGTCGACAACCGTGACCGCGCCGACGGCGTGCGCGAGCTCGACGAGCTCGGCGACCGGCGCGACATAGCCCGTGACGTTCGAGACGTGGGCGAACGCGAACACCCGCGTCCGCTCGGTGAGCGCCTCACGGGCGTCGTCCAGGGTCCAGGTTCCGTCCTCGCGCACCGGAATGAAGCGGAGCGTCGCGCCCGTCTTCTTCGCGAGCCGCTGCCACGGGATGAGGTTCGCGTGATGCTCGGCCTCGGTGATGAGGATCTCGTCGCCAGCACCCAGCTCGTAGCGCTCCGAGCCCGCAACGCCGTTGCCCGAGTTCGCCTCGCCCATGCCGAGCGCGACGAGGTTCAGCGCATCGGTCGCGTTCTCGGCCCAGACGATCTGTTCCGGCGCCGCCGCGCCAACGAACGCGGCGATGAGCGCACGCGCGCCCTCGAACGCGCCCGTGGCCGCGCCGACCGCGCCGCTCGTGCCGCGGTGAACCGCGGCATTCGAATGCTCGAGAAAGTTCCGTTCGGCGTCGAGCACGGCGAGCGGCCGTTGCGAGGTTGCAGCCGAATCAAGGTATGCGGGGGCGAGCTGCGGGGCGGCGCCCGCCGCGGCCCGCTCGTCAATCGCCGCGAAGTAGGGGAATGCGGCGCGGAGGCCTGCAACTTCACCCGGGGACAGAGACGCATGCATAGCCTCCATTCTTCCACTTTCGGACCCGTCGCGGCTGGGGAAGCGGGGCGACGGCCTACGCTGCGAGCGAAGCGCGCGGCGTCGGGGGCCGCGCCCGCAGCCCGCGCCCGCAGCCCGCGCTCAGCGTGGCGCATCCCCTATGATCAGAGGCGTGATCGGCGATGTGATCTATGAGGCGCTGCAGCTCGCGGGGATCCTGGCATTCGCGCTGTCAGGCGCCCTCGTCGGAGTGCGCCGTAACCTCGACATTCTCGGAGTCATCGTTGTCGGGGCCGCAACGGGCACTGGCGGCGGCATCCTGCGCGACATGCTCCTCGGCGTGCACCCGCCCGTCTCGTTCTTGCACTGGCCGAACCTCGCGGTCGCGATTGCCGGCTCCCTCGTCATGTTCTTCGTGCACCCGGGCCTGACCCGCATCCGCTACTTCGAGGTCGTGTTCGACGCGTTCGGCCTCGGCTTGTTCTCTGCGAACGGGGCTGCCCTCGCCTTTTCGACGGGGCAGACGCCCATCACGGCCGTGCTTGTCGGCACGATCGCCGCGATCGGGGGTGGCGTGATCCGCGACGTGCTCGTGAACACGGTGCCGGGCGTGCTCACGCGGGAACTGTACGCGGTGTCTGCGCTCGCCGGCGCCGCGATCGCGGTCACGGTTGGAGCGTTCGGTGGCGGCGTGATCGTCGGGTCGCTCGTTGGGGGTGCGGTCGCGATCACCCTGCGCCTCACCTCGTTCGCACGCGGCTGGCACCTGCCACGGCCGAAGTTCGCGCCCGAGCCGGTTCGCGGGACCCCAGAATCGCCCGAGCCGACCCCGGGAAGCGCGGGCGCATAGCGCCGATCAGGATCGCGGCAGCCGCTCCCGCCCGGGGCGGCTACCCGCCGGGCGCCTCCCCTCAGACGGGCGGCAGCCGGATACCGAAGCCGCGGTTAGACGTCGCGGCCTGTGCCTGACGGGGTCAGCAGCCAGTTCAGCGCACCCGCAACCGCGATGACGATGGCAGCGTAGAGCGGCAGCACGAGGGCCGTGTGCACGCCGACGTTCTCGGCGATCGACCCGCCGACCGCCGACGACAGCGACTGGCCAAGGATCACGCCCGAGCCGAGCATCGTCATCACGGTGGCGCTGCGACCCTCCGGGCTGCGCGCCGTCCCGAGGCTATACAGCGTCACGAGAAGCGGGCCGATCCCGATACCGGTGATCGCGAGGCCCACCGCGATCTGCGTCGCGGACGACGCGGATGCGAGCAGCGCCTCGCCGGCGAGCACGAACACCGCGAACACGAGCCAGCGGTAGCGCAGCGTGAACCTCGGCGGGAACAGCGAGACTGAGATCGCGAGCAGCGCCGAGCCGATGCCCATGATCCCGTAGAAGAGCCCGGCCGCCTCGGGCTGGCCCTGCGCCTTCATGAATGCGGTGAGCGCCGTGAGCGTGCTGCCGAACACCAGGCCGACGCCGGTGATGCCTGCAACGACGACGAGGAGCGACGGGCGCGCGAGCTCGGACGCCGGGGCGAGTGTCTCGGCGCGCTCAGCGGCGGACTTCGCCGGCGCACTCGTGTGGTGCAGCGCGAACGCGATGATGAAGAGGAGCGTCAGCGCCGCGGCCGCGAGGATCGGGGTGCGTGGCCCGAAGAACGTGGCGAGGATCCCGACGATGACCGGGCCGAAGACGAAGACGACCTCGTCGGCCGCGGACTCGTACGCGAGCACCTGCGACATCACCTTGGGGCGGCGCTCGGTCGGCAGGAAGTTTTGGATGATGAGCACGAGCCGGGAGCGTGACATCGGCGAGGTCTGCGGGCTCGTGGCACCGACGGCGAACGCGATCGCGAGCATCGCCCAGTCGGGGGCTGACGAGTAGGCGATGAAGGCGAGCCCGACGAGCGCCGCGCTGTGCGTCACGGCGGCGATGAGGAGCGCGACTCGCTGCCCGTAGCGATCGGCCGCGGCGCCGATGAACGGGCCGACGATCGCCGAACCGATGCCGACGACTGCAGAGGAGAGTCCTCCGAGCTGGAGCGAGTCGCGGGCGGAGACGACGAGCGTGAGCACGCCGACAACCATCATCGCGAACGGGAGGCGCGCGACGAGTGCGAGCGGGAAGTAGGCGACACCGGTGCGCTCGAAGAGCGTGGGCGAAGGTTTCGAATCGTGCATAGCCGACCAAGCCTATCCGAGCCGGTGCGCGGGCGCACCTGTCGGGTCGCGCCGGCGGTGTGGTGCCCGCCCGCGTCGGCAGCATGCTGCGAGCCCGTAGCATTGAGGCATGATCCTTCTCGCGGCGACCCCGATTGGCAACCTAGGCGACGCGTCGGTGCGACTGCGCGAGACGCTCGCGAACGCGACGGTCATCGCGGCGGAGGACACGAGGCACACGGCGCAACTGCTCAGGCTGCTCGAGATCGACGCGCGCCCTGAGCTCGTCGCGCTGCACGACCACAACGAGCACGACCGGGCAGCGAGCCTCGTCGAGCGCGCCAAGCACGAAGACATTGTGCTCGTCAGTGACGCTGGCATGCCGACGGTGTCCGAT
Protein-coding regions in this window:
- a CDS encoding aspartate dehydrogenase domain-containing protein yields the protein MASVVRGRPPASSRETLADAASELFLEQGYDTTTVADITTRAGVSRSSFFNYFDGKAATIWYALDEHLAEFAAALAAGEPAGDPRHAAEALARRVGTAPPHTLALAIANADAMGVREELGTGRALRQASLASALPATSESGSPSVIAEQIVAAARSAAVFAGMWRWAERGAGTTNLEAEILAALRSVEFGLPERQDALSVAVVGSGAIGARVIAELAAGNVPGATLAGVVTRRADALTEAVGQLSAGITDFGEDLDAAIRASDLVVECAGIAAAQTIGSRVIAAGRDLLIVSIGALADPASRDALTGGPGVLRLATGAIGGLDLLAAAARPGGIEDGITSASLTSTKGAASLVQPWMDVEEAQKLETATGPFALFEGTVADAIELYPGSLNVACALAHATGLWGETRVRLVADPAAERTTHEIVAAGAAGEYRFVMTNAVSEANPTSSAVVAETVLRGIATLAGPGATFV
- a CDS encoding aminotransferase class V-fold PLP-dependent enzyme, which gives rise to MEAMHASLSPGEVAGLRAAFPYFAAIDERAAAGAAPQLAPAYLDSAATSQRPLAVLDAERNFLEHSNAAVHRGTSGAVGAATGAFEGARALIAAFVGAAAPEQIVWAENATDALNLVALGMGEANSGNGVAGSERYELGAGDEILITEAEHHANLIPWQRLAKKTGATLRFIPVREDGTWTLDDAREALTERTRVFAFAHVSNVTGYVAPVAELVELAHAVGAVTVVDACQSVPHIPVNFAELGVDFAAFSGHKMLGPNGIGVLYGKPELLAALPASRTGGSAITRVTMESADFMPPPLRFEAGTQPVSQVVGLGAAAEFLTEIGMDRVAAREHELVERLVAGVSELPGVRLLGPADTAQRVALTAVSVEGLHAHDVGQFLDEQGVLVRVGHHCAQPLHRALGMASSTRASVHATTTEDEVDRFIDAFRGAQQYFGLEVSA
- a CDS encoding trimeric intracellular cation channel family protein; its protein translation is MIGDVIYEALQLAGILAFALSGALVGVRRNLDILGVIVVGAATGTGGGILRDMLLGVHPPVSFLHWPNLAVAIAGSLVMFFVHPGLTRIRYFEVVFDAFGLGLFSANGAALAFSTGQTPITAVLVGTIAAIGGGVIRDVLVNTVPGVLTRELYAVSALAGAAIAVTVGAFGGGVIVGSLVGGAVAITLRLTSFARGWHLPRPKFAPEPVRGTPESPEPTPGSAGA
- a CDS encoding NADPH-dependent 2,4-dienoyl-CoA reductase encodes the protein MSTTTYPTLFTPLELPGTGVTLRNRAIMGSMHLGLEELPGGFARLAAFYRERAAGGAALIVTGGISPNAEGRLTAGGATMASESDAAPHRLITEAVHGVGGRIALQLLHAGRYGAQQDLVAPSAVRAPISPLTPRELTGADVERTIDDFVTAAALAQSVGYDGVEIMGSEGYLINEFIARETNVRDDDWGGDLDGRLRLPTEIVRRVRERVGPGFIIIYRLSMLDLVPGGSTLAEVIELAQRVEAAGATVINTGIGWHEARIPTIAASVPRGAFAWVTRELRGAVGVPLIATNRINTPETAEHVLASGDADLVSLARPFLADPEFVSKSAAGTPERINTCIACNQACLDHTFSGKLTSCLVNPRAGHETELIIAPTDRPKRLAVVGAGPAGLAYAVTAAERGHSVTLFDASDTIGGQLNVAMQVPGKSEFRETLRYFAVRLAETGVDVRLGSEATASALASAEFDEVVVATGVSPRVPAIPGIDHASVLGYLDVLRDGAPVGRRVAVIGAGGIGFDTAQFLTEPADSPGLRGEPATAGEFFHHWGVDPAYARAGGLTTPAELVPARELVMLQRKDGKLGKGLGKTTGWIHRTELARRGVQMVAGVEYDRIDDAGLHISVDGERRILEVDSIVICAGQESRRSLADELTALGVTTHLIGGADVAGELDAKRAIDQGTRLAAGA
- a CDS encoding DUF4192 family protein, translated to MHQPQISHTHSDPTLAPHAEPTSPPVIRCETTADFLAALPRLVGFTAPDSLFIVLFSGSRAHGAMRVDLPDDEAPTTLDAYIAELIGWVAHAQQRHGTSRPAIVVSSALSFADAGEIPWRRLAGRLDAGLERAGISPRELCCLAPDGWASYLDLAAPPDGYPLSIIDASAAAPTSSPPTLADLGRLRRVPRSERAAFARALTRERSKRAHPSFGSFSAAHEPQPANDRRERHLRERLGPLFAPGHRTPAECASLVIDLCTDDGWACAFGELTAAAFAAHHADTSRADESRVDDTSRAGDMSRADDAARAPTRAALGRVVAASDTLAFIAPLVPRDDRAAIVALCALAWWLRGLESVAAQHIAAARRLDAGHRVVGLADEVIRSGSFPLTTRRST
- a CDS encoding MFS transporter; its protein translation is MHDSKPSPTLFERTGVAYFPLALVARLPFAMMVVGVLTLVVSARDSLQLGGLSSAVVGIGSAIVGPFIGAAADRYGQRVALLIAAVTHSAALVGLAFIAYSSAPDWAMLAIAFAVGATSPQTSPMSRSRLVLIIQNFLPTERRPKVMSQVLAYESAADEVVFVFGPVIVGILATFFGPRTPILAAAALTLLFIIAFALHHTSAPAKSAAERAETLAPASELARPSLLVVVAGITGVGLVFGSTLTALTAFMKAQGQPEAAGLFYGIMGIGSALLAISVSLFPPRFTLRYRWLVFAVFVLAGEALLASASSATQIAVGLAITGIGIGPLLVTLYSLGTARSPEGRSATVMTMLGSGVILGQSLSSAVGGSIAENVGVHTALVLPLYAAIVIAVAGALNWLLTPSGTGRDV
- the sufU gene encoding Fe-S cluster assembly sulfur transfer protein SufU codes for the protein MSALDGLYQEVILDHSRRPIGKGELAADEGSLTATHHEFNPSCGDEIDLAIAVDPESGEITSLAWEGQGCSISMASASILSQIVRDETLDGETARERIAAFREMIHGKTEGEPDEELLGDAVALQGVSKFVMRVKCAMLAWVALEADLVQVDAQK